The genomic interval GAAGCTCTCCTCCTGACCATGCCCCGGCTTTTCCATACTTCCGGCCCGGCACCAAGGGTTCGTGGCAGTTGCCACATTTCCCGTGCAAACCTGGGTATAGTCAGGCATTACCTGCTCGGTGCGATGTCCGCGGGACGGGTGCAATCGCTGAGCAGCAGAATGCGGTTGAGCACCGCCGCGGGTGGAGGCCGCCCTGTCCGCCGCGGGCAGCCCGAGGGCGGCTGGGCGCATGCAGCCCCAGGCCTGTGGCGCAGCGACCGGTGGGGCTAGGCGGCGGGCGTGCCGCCACGGGATGCAGGTTGCCCGGCAGCCCGGCGCAGCAAGGGGCGGCGCCGATTCAGGCGCCAGGCCACCCAGCCCGCCAGGGCCACCAGCGCCAGGTAGGGCAGCGCCGCGAACAGCGCCACGATGGCACGGCCGACCCCTTCGATGACTGTGGTCAGGCTCTTGTAGAGGGCGCGCACCGCCCGGCCCCAGAGGCCCTCGACCCCAGAGGTGGAGATGCCGGCTGCGGCCAGGGGCGTGGAACGCAGGTAGACGTTGATGGTGGCGTAGTCGGTCTGGTTCTTGAGCAGGTTGAGGCGGCCGGTAAGGGACTCGATCTCGCCCCGGACGCGCTCGATTTCCTTCTCCACCTTGAGCAGGTCTTCCACCGTCTTGGCCTGGGACACGATCTCCAGCAGCCTGTTCTCCTGGTGCTTCAGGTTGGAGATGCGCGCGTCCAGGTCGACGTACTCCTCGGTGACGTCGGTGCTGGATATCTGCCGCGACATGAGCGTACCCAGCTTCTCGATCTCTTCCACCAGGGCGGTGAAGTGATCGGCGGGTACCCGGACGGTGACACGGGCCTCGTTGCGGCCCTCCCGGTTACGGCCGATGGCGGAACCGGAGACGTACCCGCCCAAGGCCTCCGCGCGCGCGGCAATGTGGGCCGACGTCTCGACGGCATCTTCCACGTCCACGGTGATCTCCGCCCGCTTGACCACGTGGCGCTCCGCGATGTCCCCCAGCTCGCCCGCCGACCGCGGTGCCTCGCCGGGGGCACCGCCCATGGCGGTCTGCGTCGCAGGTCCCGCCGCCCCGGATCCCGCCGTGGCCCACTCTGCAACCTTTCTCTGTGCAGCGCATGAAGCCAGTAACGACGCCGCAATGACGATTGCGGCAAGCAGAATAACGTACCTGTGAACTGCCCCTCTTCCACCCACGCCAATCGCCCCCTCTTCCTTTCCCATAAGACGCACATTCCGCCCGCAACGTGCCCCGGCGTGCAGGAAGTGCCCCGGTGCCCCACCAGGATTTCCCGCCGCTGATGGGGAAGTAGTGGCCGGGCGCCGGCCCGCCCGCCCGGAGGGTGAGCCAGAAAAGGACAGGCCGGAGGGAGGGACCGACCGTGGCGGAAGTAACCGTATTCGACCTGGAGCCGGGAACCGGTGCGGAGGTCGCCTGTTATGTGGGTGCGTGCACCCACGTGAACGAGTCGGAGGAGATGGACGCCTGCGCCCGCAGGCGGCAAGCATGGCTGGAGAGGATGCACGCCTCCGGCGTGCGGGTGAAGGTGGCCGCAGTGGACGGGGAACTGGCCGGGTTCGCCTACGTGATGCCCATCGCGGTGTCGCCCTGGGGTCCCCTGGGCGAGGACCTGGCCGTGCTGCCCTGCCTGGTGGTCCAGCAGAAGGCCAAAGGCACGGGAGCGGGCCGGGCCCTGATGGCCGCCGCCGAGGATGAGGCTCGCCGCCAGGGCCTGCGGGGCCTCGCCACCATCGCCTACTACTGGGACTTCTGGTTCATGCCCGCCTCATTCTTCGAGCGCCTGGGCTACCGCATGGTGGACCGGCGGGGTGACGAAGCAGTCCTGTGGAAGACCTTCGCGGAGCCGCCGCCGGCCGCTCCCCGCCTGCTTACGCCCCGCTATGAGTTCGAGCCGGTGCCGGGCAGGGTGGCGGTCGACCTCTTCTGGAACACCTTCTGCCAGACGAGCGACATCGAAGCCCAGAGGGTGCGGGAGGCGGCGGCCGAGTTCGGCGACGCCGTGGTGTTGCGCGAGTTCTGCGCCGACGAGCGGGACGTCCTCCTCTGCCACCAGATCCCCCGCGCCATCTTCGTCCAGGGCCGCGAGATCGGTTGGGGCTACGAGGCGCCCCGGGAAGGCATCCGCGAGGCCATGGCAGCCGCCCTGGCAGAACTGGCCGGGGGAAGGTGAATCTGCGGCCGCGGACGGTGGCCGCCGGCCATCGGCGAGATGTCGCCGCCATAGCCACTCCCCGCCCGAGGAAGCGGTGAAAAATTGTCCAGTTGGTGCCACCACTGAGGCTCCCTCAGTACATAATGCGGTGCGGCCAATCTTATGTCGACCCCAGAGCCCCGTGCGGGGCCTCCGGACTCTCCGCTATCCCCGAACGACCACGCATCTGGCGAGAAAACCGACACCCATATCCTCCCAATACGGTCAAATCCTCGCCACCTGTGGATAACCTGCCTTCTGTCAGGATAAATGTGGCAGGAACAGGAGAATACTGGGCCCCCGGACGGTGTCCGGACGGTGTCCGGACGGGGTCCGGACGGTGTCATATAGGGCGGCCATCTCGAGCAGCGGGGGCCGGTACCCCGCGCTCCCCGCGTACCTGCTTGGGACGGTTGGAAAAGGGGGCGGCAAGAATTCGGGCGTCCGGTGCCGAATTCCTGCGCGGACCACATCGGCGCATACGGGGGGACGGAGCTGCAATGACCGTGCATCCCGAGGAACAGGAACGGGCGGAAGCCACCCGGGCTGAGAAAGTGCTGGCGCTGGGGCTGGTCGTGTTCCTGTTGCTGGGCGGCCTGTGGGTGCTCGACCGCCTGGGGGACATCCCGGCCCGGCCCGACTACGGTGCTGTGGCGGCCAGGTACGGCATCGCCGCGCTCGAGGAGGAGGTCTCCCGGCTGCAGGGCGATCTCAATCAGGCCCGGCAAGCCCTGGGGCAGGCGCAGGAGAACGAGTCGCGGGCGCGGGTGGAGTACGAGTTTCGCCGCGAGGAGTACCGCACCGCCCTCGACGCCGGCCGGGAAGATCGCGAGAGGAAGGCAACCTACCAGCAGGCTCTGGCCGCATACGACCGCGCCCGCGAGGCGACACAGGCTGCGGCCAGGGTGGTAGCCCGCTGGGAGGATGCGCTCCGCGATCCCCAAGCCAGGCTGGAAGAGAAGCGGGCTGCGGTTTCGGCCGAGTATGCCCGCGCATCCCGGCAATACGAAACCCGGGTGCTCCTGCTCCGGCTGGGGTACGCCCTGCCAGTCTTAGCCCTGGCGGTGGCGGCCTGGCAGGCCCTGCGCCGCAGGCATTTCCCCTACCTGGTGCTGCTCACCAGCTTCATGGCCTTCGCCGTGCTGCAGGCCGCCTTCCTGGTGGGAAGCTACGCCTGGACGCTTTTCCGGGCCTGGGCCCAGCTGGGGGTCTCCCTGACCGGGGCCGCCATCACGGCCGCCGGCATGGTTGCCCTGCGCCGCTACGTCTTCAGCCCCGGGCGGGTAATGCGCGCCCGTGCCCGCGCGGGGCAATGCCCGCGCTGCGGCCTGCCCCTGGGCCGCGAGTACGTCTTCTGCCCCGAGTGCGGCAACCGCGTGGCCGAACCCTGCCCCCATTGCGGTGACCGCCGCCCGGTGTCACTCCCCATCTGCCCCCACTGCGGCCGATAGCGTCGCCGGCCCGCGGGCTGGCCCGTCTTCCGGCCCGCCCGCAAGCCGCGCTCATTCGCGCGCGCCCCTTGAACGCTGCCAAGGACCTGCCCGGGGGCGGGAGCACCGGGCAGGCGCTCCCGGTAGATGGGATTGCTCAGCGGTAGACGGTGATGGCGCCCACGCTGAGGTCGGGGGCGTTCCCCACCACCCGCACCTTGAGGCCATAGGTGGAGAGCATGATCCCGCTACAGGGTGTCTTCCAGGTCCAGTACTCGTCGCGGTCGTCGAAGAGCGGCTGGGCCCGCTTGCCTTCGAACTGGGGCCGCTTCACCCAGGCGTAGCGCGAGAGGTCGAGGTCGAGGGGGTCGTTCAGCCCGAAGGAAGCGTCGTAGAGCTGGATGAAGGGCGGGAAGGCAGTGGGCAGGCCGGTGTCGCACCACACGTACTGGTGGGCGTCCACCACCCCCAGGAACACTTCTCCGGGGTGCACGCCCACCCAGTTGTTGTCAACCGAGAGGTCGCGGTACCAGATCACCAGGCCGGGGTTGAAGGGTAGGTTGGCGCGGGCGGCCTCGCGCAGGCCCACGTCGCTGCCGTGCCAGTTCCGCCACTCCAGCAGGTAGTAGTGACCACCCAGGCGGTAGCCGGGCGACCAGTCCCATCCGTGGTTGGCCCAATGGCCCAGCCCGGATTCGGCATCGTCGCTAAAGACCACCTGGCCGTCGGCCGTGACGGTGATGTCGTCCACGAAAAAGCCGGCGCCGTTGACGGCCCAGTCGGTCATGTAGCGGAAGCGCAGGTAGAGCGGCCCGCCGCAGTAAGGCGAGAGGTCGATGGTTTCGTGCAGCCAGCCCCCGCTCGAGCCGGTGTAGCCCGGCAGGTTGGCCCGGATGGCCGGGTAGCCGTCGGGGTCAATCTCATAGGTGGTGTTGGGCGTCTCCAGGGAGGTCCAGTTCACCCCGTCGGTGGACACCTGCACGAAGCCGAAGTCCCAGTTCTCCTCGATGTCGTACCAGGTCCAGAAGTCCAGGGTGGCCGACGACTTGCCGGTGAGGTCGATCACCGTGGTGATGTGGTGGTCGATCTCGTCACCCCGTCCGCCCCAGAACTCGTAGGATCCCGAGTGAGGCACGTTGAGGTCCACCCGCTTGGGGGGCAGGTTCACCCGCACCACCTGGTTGTTCTGGCCCAGCGAGGTGGCCTGGTCGAGCAGGAAGGTCAGGCCGTCGGGCGCGACCTCGGAGGCCAACTCATCCCAGTTCACCACGGTGGGCTGCACCCAGGTGCCGCCGTGCAGGAGTCCCAGGATCATGCGGCCCCAGGGGCTGATGCTGGTGGGCCGGGCGCCCAGGGGCTTGCCCGTCCAGCTCCCCCCGCTCATGAGGGACCAGTACTCCACCGGCTCGCCGTCACCGCTGTAGATGGTATCGTACTCGTCGGGCAGGCCCAGGTCGTGTCCGAACTCGTGGGCGAACACGCCCAGGGCCCCGTCCTCGGGCTCCATGGTGTAGTCGTACACCGCAGTGCCCGACCAGTAGGGACCACCGCCGTGGCTGGGATCGGCCAGATACGGCCGTGGGAGGTTCCAGCTATGAGACCAGATGGCGTCATCCCCCTGGGCGCCACCACCGGCCTCCTGCCCCACCCCGGCGTGGATGACCATGAGGTGGTCCACGATGCCGTCGGGCTCCATCAGGTCGCCGTCGCGGTCCAGATCATATGGATCCTCCAAATCGTAATCAGCCAGGTTGACGCCCGCCTGCACCGCCAGTTTGGCCACTTCCCTGACCAGCTGGCGGGGGCCGGCGGGACCACCGTTGTCGATGCCGCCGGCCGGGTTATCACGCCCGTAGTGCCACTCGGGGTTGGGGACCTGGAACCAGCCGTATACGTCCCCCTCGATGAGGAGGCCGCCGTTTGACTGCTCCAGGTAGTAGCTGGTGAGGCTGTGGGACGAAACCCCCTCGGGCGTGCTGTAGCCGTCCGGGTTGAACAGGAGGCCGGTGTAATGCCCGGGGCTGAAGTCGGCCGTCCAGTAATTCTCCCGGGCGGCCAAGCCCTGGGGCTGCGGGATCTGGTTGTGCACCGGGCCCTCGGCCCCGAACTCCACCAGCAGCACCAGGTTCTTCACCGTCTTGGCGGGATCGGGACGGGGCTGCTCGACCACCGGATCGAGCAGGTTGTCCTTCACCTGCCCGAACTTCTCACCCCTACCCGAGAGCAGGCCCTCGGATGCCAGTCCTTCCTTCCACTGGTACCTGGTGCCGTACTCGCGATGCCAGGCCTTCTTCTCCTCCGCGCCGCCGGCCATGGCGCCCACCTTGGTGCGCAGATAAGACGCCACCGCCTCCCTTACCTGGTTGTCGTCCGCGCCGGGAGGGATAACGCCCCGCTCCATGAGAACGTCTACCAGCCGGTCCACGTTGGGCGGTGCCACCTCGTGCCCCGCGCCACCACCCGCTGCGGCGGGCGCAGGCCGCCCTGCGGCCGCGGCTCCGGGCAAGCCCGATCCCGCCCCCAGGACGCCCAGGACCATGACCGCCGCCACCAGGATCGCCAGCACCCTGCGCCTCCTCACATCCCCTACCCCCTCTCGGAATGATGGGAATCGGTGGCGATTCCACCTATGTATGGT from Bacillota bacterium carries:
- a CDS encoding GNAT family N-acetyltransferase, whose protein sequence is MAEVTVFDLEPGTGAEVACYVGACTHVNESEEMDACARRRQAWLERMHASGVRVKVAAVDGELAGFAYVMPIAVSPWGPLGEDLAVLPCLVVQQKAKGTGAGRALMAAAEDEARRQGLRGLATIAYYWDFWFMPASFFERLGYRMVDRRGDEAVLWKTFAEPPPAAPRLLTPRYEFEPVPGRVAVDLFWNTFCQTSDIEAQRVREAAAEFGDAVVLREFCADERDVLLCHQIPRAIFVQGREIGWGYEAPREGIREAMAAALAELAGGR
- a CDS encoding immune inhibitor A — its product is MRRRRVLAILVAAVMVLGVLGAGSGLPGAAAAGRPAPAAAGGGAGHEVAPPNVDRLVDVLMERGVIPPGADDNQVREAVASYLRTKVGAMAGGAEEKKAWHREYGTRYQWKEGLASEGLLSGRGEKFGQVKDNLLDPVVEQPRPDPAKTVKNLVLLVEFGAEGPVHNQIPQPQGLAARENYWTADFSPGHYTGLLFNPDGYSTPEGVSSHSLTSYYLEQSNGGLLIEGDVYGWFQVPNPEWHYGRDNPAGGIDNGGPAGPRQLVREVAKLAVQAGVNLADYDLEDPYDLDRDGDLMEPDGIVDHLMVIHAGVGQEAGGGAQGDDAIWSHSWNLPRPYLADPSHGGGPYWSGTAVYDYTMEPEDGALGVFAHEFGHDLGLPDEYDTIYSGDGEPVEYWSLMSGGSWTGKPLGARPTSISPWGRMILGLLHGGTWVQPTVVNWDELASEVAPDGLTFLLDQATSLGQNNQVVRVNLPPKRVDLNVPHSGSYEFWGGRGDEIDHHITTVIDLTGKSSATLDFWTWYDIEENWDFGFVQVSTDGVNWTSLETPNTTYEIDPDGYPAIRANLPGYTGSSGGWLHETIDLSPYCGGPLYLRFRYMTDWAVNGAGFFVDDITVTADGQVVFSDDAESGLGHWANHGWDWSPGYRLGGHYYLLEWRNWHGSDVGLREAARANLPFNPGLVIWYRDLSVDNNWVGVHPGEVFLGVVDAHQYVWCDTGLPTAFPPFIQLYDASFGLNDPLDLDLSRYAWVKRPQFEGKRAQPLFDDRDEYWTWKTPCSGIMLSTYGLKVRVVGNAPDLSVGAITVYR
- a CDS encoding zinc ribbon domain-containing protein is translated as MTVHPEEQERAEATRAEKVLALGLVVFLLLGGLWVLDRLGDIPARPDYGAVAARYGIAALEEEVSRLQGDLNQARQALGQAQENESRARVEYEFRREEYRTALDAGREDRERKATYQQALAAYDRAREATQAAARVVARWEDALRDPQARLEEKRAAVSAEYARASRQYETRVLLLRLGYALPVLALAVAAWQALRRRHFPYLVLLTSFMAFAVLQAAFLVGSYAWTLFRAWAQLGVSLTGAAITAAGMVALRRYVFSPGRVMRARARAGQCPRCGLPLGREYVFCPECGNRVAEPCPHCGDRRPVSLPICPHCGR
- a CDS encoding DUF4349 domain-containing protein; this translates as MGGAPGEAPRSAGELGDIAERHVVKRAEITVDVEDAVETSAHIAARAEALGGYVSGSAIGRNREGRNEARVTVRVPADHFTALVEEIEKLGTLMSRQISSTDVTEEYVDLDARISNLKHQENRLLEIVSQAKTVEDLLKVEKEIERVRGEIESLTGRLNLLKNQTDYATINVYLRSTPLAAAGISTSGVEGLWGRAVRALYKSLTTVIEGVGRAIVALFAALPYLALVALAGWVAWRLNRRRPLLRRAAGQPASRGGTPAA